ttttaggtgttttttttGCCCTGTATTAAATTTGTTAAGACCTCCATTCCAACTTCCCTCAAGCCCCCACACTCACCAGCTTCAGGTTCTTCTCCAGAATGTGCCATGTTGGCTCCATCACTTCAAACATCATGTAATACTGGATATTCTGCACAAAATTCAGCATCCGCTGCCGCAGTGTGAAGGCACCAGCAAACCTAGGGGAGAAATCACACCCACACAGCTCAGAGTTAGCAAATGCCACCCAGAACCATCACCAGGCTTgcacagccaggcagagctAAATATTCCTGTCCTAGCAAATTCCCTGCTGCAGTGTGAGAGGGATTATAAAGTCAATGCAAACCACCTCTGATTACTTCCCACATATCCCAACAGCCTTCCCTCAATTACCAGAGTCAGTTTTGAGCCTCTTGTAGACTGGACAATGACTTTGAATAGTTTCCTATATTCaactaaaattttaataataaatattcaaGCAAACTTACTGGTGTAACTATTGAGTAAAACCTAAAATGTTATATTTGATGTCCCTGAGCCCGTAAAAAActgtaaggatttttttaatgctggtATTATCTAAGCCATCTCATGATGTTCCTaaacagcaagaaggaaacCCAAAATTGATCcaggtgaggaaaaaaaaaaggccataCCACTTAGCTGAATGCAGGGAGAACTGCTTGGCTGTCTTATTGCTGATCCACACGTTGCACAGCTGCCTTTCCACATGTTTGCAATAGAACATGTGTCTGAAAAGCATCTGGTACCTTGTCAGTGCTTTcctggaaagaaaggagaaaccCATCCAGTTCTGATTGACAGACTAAGCTGTGAAGGCTGAGGCTGCTCAAAGGTAAAGAGACTTTACACAATATGTTCCTCACGCCCTCAGACGCACACAAATCCTCACTGAAACAATCtgaaccaaaggaaaaaaaaaaatcccatttgtAACCAGCCCAAAGAATGTCTCTCCAAGGAGTCCCTCCTCCGTATTTCCTGCCAGTGGGTACATTACCAAGCTCCTTCACCTCTCTCGAGCTCCACACACAGAGGTCACTCCCAGAGGGGCTGAAAGCCTTGTGTGGTCTTGTACCCACCGTGCTAAGGCTGCTGTGATCACCCAAGAACTCAACAGGATCTTCcaaaaaaagggataaaaagcTGTAACCAAGCTACAGGCAGCATtaccccagcagcacagcactgtcACAAGCAGATGGGGCTGCTTATTTATAGCTCTGGGGACTGGATTCAGGTCTGTGCTCAGACTCTTGAGCGTAggtgtctgcagagctccagTCGAGACAGTTCAGGAAACCTCACCAAATCCTATTTTCACTTCCAGAGCTCCCATCAGAGCTAACACACTCCATGGGAAAGAAAGAGCCATCATTCCAAAAGCATCACGTCGTTATAGAAGTGCCACTGATTCCACTGAATGTTTAGAGGGGAAATTAAGGGATGAATTAATTGCTGGCATTGAGCAATTGGACATCTGTCACTCTGCTCATGCAAAGCTGCTTGTCCCACAGCACTGGCTCTGCCACTGTTTCTCCAGGCAAACCATTCATCCCCTTGGAAAAATGAGCCATCCTCTCACAACtcaattaaatgcaaaatagtTTGCTGTAGTAACTCTACCAACAGCCTGTACCCTACGAGTTTGAAACCAGGGATACCagaaagtgggtttttttctgttctccaggtTTGAGGAATGTTTGATTCTTGCATGGAAAGCCTCTTTTGAGAGTTCAGATTCTCAGGGGAGATGCCTCAGAAATACAAGGGCACATGAAATGTGGGTGACCAGTCACAAGTAGAACTGGGAAAGCATCCCTAAGAGAactgggagaagagaagctttggggtgaccttccagtgtctgaagggaACCTGCAGGAaacatggagagagactattcACAaaggcctggagtgacaggacaagggggaatgcttcaaattgaaagagaggaggtttagatatcaggaagaatccttccctctgagggtgggcaggccctggcacaggttgcccagagaagctgtggctgccccatccctgggagtgtccaaggccaggctggacagggcttggagcaacctgggctggtgggaggtgtccctgtccatgagggtggaatgagatgatttttaaggtcccttccaacccaaaccattctaagaTATTATGATCTATGTCTTCCTACTTCAGATGAAGGTTTGACTTTCCAAGTATGCCTTAGACATGGAGCTCCAGTGAAGAGACAATCCATAATCCACAGTATCCAAGTGAGACAAGCAGGGCTCAGCAATCCCAAAGCATTCCCAACTTGTCAGCAACTCACACCACCACTTTAAAGAGACAGGACTTACAGAACTGTGCCATGTGCAAAGGAGCTTCAGCCCCATGTCTTCTTTCCTACAGTGGACTGAGGCCTCACCTGTTTATGATGAGGGACAGAGGCCACTTCACGATGTAGTCAAAGGAAAACGCTTCCAGGCCGCTGAGGGTGAGCTCTGTGGGATCTGCACTGATGATGGCCTTCTCCTGCTTGGTCTCTATGGCCAGCACTCTCAACAGCTGCGTGATGAGGTCATGGGGCATCAAGTCAATCTACAAAGGAAGAGCAGGAATGAGGATGAACCCACGGGATGTTCACAATTACTGTATGGCAACGGAGTGCCCGTGATCAGAGCCACTCTCCAGTCCTCAGACCaacctgggaagcagcaggttCTCACAGGCACACAGATCTTCCCAAAGCATGGCAGGCCTTCTGCTCAGAGATGATTCTTCTGCTTCCATCAGTCCTTACCTTCAAATCGTCCTTGAAAGGGTCAGTGTTGGCTGTGCTCATTCTCAGGgccagctccagcagggcctCCAGCCTGGTGATGATGATGTCGTCTACCGGCTTCTTGAGCTCCTCCTCTGTGAGGTCCATGAAGTGAACAAAAAAGTCCCCTTGATCCATCAGGAAATAGTGTTTTATTGATCTGCCCAAGAAAATCAAGGGACAATTGATTATTTCCTTTAAAGCCCAAGTTAATCCATATGAAACCTACAGGAACAAAAGCAATTGATTCAACCAGCCCGCTGGGTTGGATCacaaaatgttcctttttcctAGAGAACACACAGCCATAAATAACCAATTTGGAGACTAGTCTTTTATGGATGTCTCCTCCTCCCTACCCCCTCAGTCAGGATGCTTTTGTGCAGTCAGATcagggctgctgctgttctttatttgccttgaaaaaaatgtgactcaggaaaaaaaccctctacaTGCACCACATtgctgggcacaggctgctgctaTCCTGAACACATCCCAAATCTCCATGGTGTGCACATCcagctgaggggcagctccCAGTTCATAGCACAATCTTGGACTCCTCTCATGAACAAGTATCTGTGTAGATTTTTTTAAGTCCAGCAGACTTTTGCTGTAACAGGATGCaaaaacttttaattttcacttgCAGCAGGGAGAGTTAATGCACTGGGCCTGGAACTTGGAGATAGCTCTAAGCTGAGTGTGAGGATTAACCCAGAGCCTGGCCAGTGATCAcacaggagagctgcaggtttTGGAGCAAAACCAGGACCCTCACAGCCTTAACACAATGTGGATGCAGACTCCCCAAAGCCCTCACCTAGTTTTGACAACAGCCTTCCAAGGAATTTGGACCAGAGACCCTCAGACATCCTCCCCACTCATGAttttaggcttctcttttttcccctctcttcagggaaaaaaacaaatcttattttttaagtCAAACTTTCTATGGAAATAGAGAACATACTGATAATACCCCAAGAGAAGAGAGTAACCTACAAAAAATTTACATCCCCTACCAGAAGCAATCTATTTATCATGCATTtagtaaaataaatcaaaccTTAGGTGAGCCACCAGCTCTTTCTCCTCCATTAGGAAGTCCAGGAGAACTTTGCTAGCATAATTATATGCTTTTTCTATTTGTTCCACATATGCTCTCTCTTTCAAGGTATAGATGATCTCCTTGGCCACAGGGCAGGTGACATCTCGCCCACACTCCCTCACAACATTTAAGTATTTCCctaaatagaaaagaaaaatgacccACATTGATCCCCACTGTACAGACACAGGGAAACTtccacaccaccaccaccacctgtcAGACACACTGTGACATGTTCCCACCGAGTTCTGCTGGGCAGGATTTACACAACTCTCAAAAGACGATACAGAAGTTTCAGTCAGGCACCCACTACCACATCTAAGGAGACTGAGGAATGGTTTTGTTTCCCAGGGGTGACAACACATCTCTGCAGATGGCCTGACACTTTGCAGATGTGCTGCTGCCCTTCAGAAGTTGCTTTTGGAGGGGTTTGTACTTGTGCACAGTCGTGGCCATCAGGTTGCAGGTTTCATTTAAACCCAGAAATTAGCACTCAGATGTCAAACCTCAGCTGCCCAGCTCCATCTACCCACAAAACATCAGTAAGACAGCTCCTCTTGCTGCTGGactccttcccatgggctgttTTATCTacagggtttggggttttttcaaatCTGAGTCTTCTATTCCTCCAAATTCAGCTGGACAAGCCCACAGACTGGCAAGGCACGATGTCATTTGTGTTACCTTCACACAAATGATGGCAATGCCTGTCTCAAGACTCCTCTTCCACCAGAAGTGGGTCTGTACCTACCTGTGCTCAGGATTTTGTCAGCCATTTTCTGCAGGAATGAGGGAATCTGTTGCTGAACAACAGTGTATCTTTGATCCCAGTACTTGTCATTATAGTCCTCCTGAATCTTCTCCTTCTGCAGCTCATGCTCCTCCACCATGAACTCACTGAACAGTTAAAGCAGATGTTTAGAAGCAGGAAGTGGTGCAGTGATTAGTTTTTTTTCACCTCTGAACTGGTATCATGGTCTATCAAAAATAAGGTCTCAGGAGAACACATTCCAGTCCAGAGCTGGAATGAGTCTGCATTTGAAGCAAGAGAAGCATTAGGCAGTGTCTCTGCTAATCTACAATCAATTATAACAGAATCAGAATTTTATAGGCTTCACAAACCAAGTCTAAACAGTATCTGGTTGTCAGGGCAGAGGTGAGGAAACTGGTCTTTATCCGCCTTAATTAATTTAGGTATTAATTTCAGCTATTTTAACTTGAGTTTGTCCCTGCTTTGGATTCTGAAATGCAGCATAAACTATTGAACACAGCAAAATGCTTCAAATGATTCtccaaaagccaaaaaaaaccTTCAGAGAGGGTTGTTCCAGCCCCCAGGCTACGCAGACCCAACTGAGCAGATCAGTATTCCTTCCTTTCcacatttccttttcattcctcTGTTCTTTACCTGTAGGGATCATTAATGATGCCTCGATATATCCACTTCTCCAGGATTTCAAAGTAAGGCACACTGGCTGCCTTGGTTAAAtacaggcacagctcctgggcttGGCTGTCCCCCGTGTAATTGAAAGTCTTGTCGTGGAGTAAGCTCAGGGTTGATCCTCCCATACACTCACCCTTATCCACAGAAGTAGCTggaatttaaaaatggaaatataagACACTTATATCCTGAAATGTCCTGGAACAAAACCCCAAATGGTCCTCAGAGTAAAGGAATCTCCAGGGCAGAACTGAACTCAGGTGGACACAAGATACACAGTGGCTTAAAGCCTCTTATGCTGAGGGGACCACCTGTAGAGATCCACTTTCCAGGTGGGAATGGATGAAACACACAGCCCAGTGACCTGGAAACCCTCTGATCTTAAAACCCCTTCTTTTCTTGACTGTAACACTGCCATGCATGTGGCTCAACCATCAGGATTTAGGTAAGTAACAGTGAAATCTGAAGATATTTAGGCCCACATGAATTCTCTGGGCTGAGTCATGCACAGGTGTCCTCACCTCTGTGACCAACACCATGCAATGGCACAGGCCAGGACTGCACAACATCAAAAGGGCAAAAGTTAGCAGAAGGGCAAGTCCAGTTggagagacagagaagaaatgttCACAAAAAGGGTGGTGAAGCCATGGGAAGGGGTCCAGAGTGGTGGGGGACTGTCCAGAGTCGCCTGGATGTGGCCCCGAGCAACCTGCTGTAGCTGCAAGCAAGGGGGTGGACCAGGAACTTCCAGGGATTACTTCTGGTGGGATAAATGTGTGGTTATACATCCACACACAGCTGGAGAGGAGTTTGCAAAGAAGCTGAGTAGAGACAACAACtgatgggaagggcaggggctgTGAAGGTAAAAGACATGGACATGCCTCTGGGCAGCTCCAAAGGGCAGAATCAGCCCTGGAGCTCTCCAAAAACAGAGCAATGCCCTGACAGGCACAATTCCCCTTGGCTTTCTCctttaataaaatagaaaattaaaatgagacATGCCCTGCCTGTATTGCTACTCTGTGCAGTGCTCAGAAGCTGCCAAACTGTCATGACTGTACTTTGGGAACTCACCAAGGGAAGACAGAATCTCCAGGGTCCTCATTGTGGGCTGGATATAAAACCACAGCTTTTGCAGTGACAGAAGTCCCTGCCTCTGAAGGTGTTCCAGCTGGGTAATTAGGATCATGTACTCCTTGATCAGAGTCCTCatggcagcagccagggcatGATTCACCTGTCCATACTCAAAGGAAGACTTCTCCTCTATAAACCTGTTGAGAGCAAAATGGAAACTCCTTCAGGCAAAGCAACTTCTACCATTGTGAGGGATTTTACCTTCAGGACACTGTAAAAGCACACAAGTAGATCATGTGCTGGAAAACAAAGTGGTCTTCAGCTTGAGTCCCTCTCCCTATTTCCCATTCCTACTAGGAATGGGAAATACATCACTACACTTCCTAGCAGGGAAAGCTGTGGGAAGATGTTTCCTCTCCAGTTGCAGGGGAACTGGAAGCATTTGCAAAACCACTGTGTAGAAAGTGAGAGCCAAGATCTTCAAGGTGACTGTCTTTGCATAAGCAACACATCAGAGGCCAGGAAAGGATCCCAAGTGTCAGGAATGTGCACCCAGAGGTGTGGGGAAAGCACTGGTGCTGGATTCTGACACCACATGTCACAGCAGGGATGCATCTGACCAGATCTAGATGGCTCCAGACGCGTCAGTGGAGGGACACAGATGTCTCTGAACACAAGTCATATCATCTGCAGGGAGATGTGTGGAAGAGGTTGGATGAATCACATcctaaaaatacttctttttctttgctgatcTTTTAGGGACTCTGAAGCAAATGTAGAAACCACATAACAAACATCTGCTGTTAAGGAGGTGCATCTTGGGCCAGGACCTTTCCATAATTACTTCAGGTAGCTACAAGAAACTAGGCAGCAGCCAGTTCTCCTGCTCAGAAGCCCACAAAGGTTGTCTAGTCCTGGATGCTCAGAGGAGATCAAAAAGCAGGAAACATGGAGAAATTAATGGGAAGAGAGAAGCCAGAACAGTTGAACATATCCAAATTACACTTTGCCTGACCCTACAAGACCAAGTCTGGGAAAAACAAAGGTGTGTGAATGAAAAAATgaactggcagcacagcagcacaaaggaaaaatccagcaaaacaaaacagggcTAAAAGCAACTCAAATAAATTGTCGCTTGTCTTATATCCCCATAGGTTTAAATTAAGCTTGGAATTAAAGATTTGCACAATGACAGATTCTCCAGTCTCAAAGGAGAACCCCCTCCTCTGCCAGAAAGCAGCCTGGTACCTGGTGACAGCAGAGTAACTCGCTGCCACAGGGAGAATCCTGGTCACCAGCTCCTTGATGGACAAGTCCAGGTTGGGATCAACTGAGAAGGCTCTGTTCTGCCTGCCCAcgaggggctgggctgtgatGTACCTCCCATCCACACCAATCAGAACATACAGCAGGTCCTCCACAATCATGGACTCCTGGGAGGCCAATGGCAAAGTACCTGTTCCCAAAGAGGAGACAAAAAAGGGACACAGTCAGAACGTA
Above is a window of Pithys albifrons albifrons isolate INPA30051 chromosome 9, PitAlb_v1, whole genome shotgun sequence DNA encoding:
- the TUBGCP2 gene encoding gamma-tubulin complex component 2 yields the protein MNEFRIHHDVNELLSLLRVHGGDGAEVYIDLLQKNRTPYVTTTVSAHSAKVKIAEFTRTPEDFLKKYDELKSKNTRHLDSLVYLLSKLTEDKETLHYLQQNAKERAELAANAATSSTTNFSIPPSTSKISLQELEELRKQLGSVTASSTAQQPLELTRKILRDKQNKKNSGQPIPMFPSWVYERPALLGDFLIGTSLSTDTTVPIGTLPLASQESMIVEDLLYVLIGVDGRYITAQPLVGRQNRAFSVDPNLDLSIKELVTRILPVAASYSAVTRFIEEKSSFEYGQVNHALAAAMRTLIKEYMILITQLEHLQRQGLLSLQKLWFYIQPTMRTLEILSSLATSVDKGECMGGSTLSLLHDKTFNYTGDSQAQELCLYLTKAASVPYFEILEKWIYRGIINDPYSEFMVEEHELQKEKIQEDYNDKYWDQRYTVVQQQIPSFLQKMADKILSTGKYLNVVRECGRDVTCPVAKEIIYTLKERAYVEQIEKAYNYASKVLLDFLMEEKELVAHLRSIKHYFLMDQGDFFVHFMDLTEEELKKPVDDIIITRLEALLELALRMSTANTDPFKDDLKIDLMPHDLITQLLRVLAIETKQEKAIISADPTELTLSGLEAFSFDYIVKWPLSLIINRKALTRYQMLFRHMFYCKHVERQLCNVWISNKTAKQFSLHSAKWFAGAFTLRQRMLNFVQNIQYYMMFEVMEPTWHILEKNLKLASNIDDVLSHHTSFLDNCLKDCMLTNPELLKIFSKLMSVCVMFTNCMQRFTQSMKLDSELERLTLEHGTMLGPPTEEERAEEAAKKKLTNKLLAEHADNLHLTSGFEATINKFDSNFSTHLLDLLDKLSVYSTNDCEHSMLNIIYRLDFNGFYTERLEHMSAERSQKAAPLLPRLAVPAQ